The DNA segment TTTCTGATCGGCTTCAAACGCGGATAACTGTCGCACTATCAAAAGGGAAATTGTTCTGTCGTCGCTGTGGTGAAACGCGAGTGAAGTCCCCCGTGCAATGGACAAACTTCAGACACTAAACCTCCGCAAGGAGCAAATCAGCACCGCAACCCCCGAGACGGTGCTACTCAGGTTCTCACAAGCGTTCTTCTCGGAGAACGCTCAACCGAGCGCCAATTGTCGACACTGTTCACTGCAGAGTGCCTGTCTGTGTCACACCAAGGACAAGTTGGTGGCCCAATCACGATACAGTTCTCGAGTGGACCCGGTTTGTTATGTTCCTGCAACCGGTTTTGTCGTTTCGTCGGACTCGACAGACTGGAATATGTCTAGTAGTGGCGAGATTTCGTCGATAGCATCCTCGAGAAGGCGTATCTGCCACGTCTCGTGAGAATACGAGATCAATCCCACCTCTCGTAATTTCGGCAAGTGGACGTGTTTGAGTTCGATTTGTGTCTGTCGAACGTTCTCGGGCGTTCGCTCGTCTGTAAGCGCCCTGACCAACCGAGTCGCCAACTCGTTCACGGTGAGCATCCGATTCCGTGCCAGTATGGCGAGACTGTGTCGGCGATATTCGTCGTTCACCGTGTCGATCAACGTGTTCGTTCGAGTGGAGTGCATAGTCATGAACTGACCGTACCCATAACCACGCCCCCCGCTCGGAGGAGGCTGGCGACTGTACTATCATGATATTAAGTGAGGGCGAGTAGCGCGAGGATTACGCACTCTCGTCCGAAAGAATCAGCGTACTTTCAACCAACGCTTGATGTGCGCGTTGGAGTCGCTTCGACAATGATTGCTGTGAAATACCGACCTCCGACGCAATTTCTTCGGCCGACGCCTCTCGGGGCGATTTGAAATAGCCCTTTTCCCACGCTGTGACGAGGGCTTCCTGTTGCTTTGGCGTTAACCCATACTGTGCACCCGTCTTCGGTTGCGACACCTCGTACAATCGGTTGAGCCGAAAGGTAATCTCGTTTTCCTCAAAATGAGTCTGGAACTCCCCCAGTTCTTCCTGACTATCGGATCGAATCTGTAGCTCCCATCGTTCTCCGGTCCCTGTCGCCTCGAGGACGACAGCCCGAATATCGGTGTAAACGTATGCCACGGATTCGAGATGACTCGTCCACTCCGCCCGATACAACGCCGCTGATTCGAACCGGTGGATCTGTTCGATCCCCTTGATCGAGGGATCATCGGCCACCACCTGCTCGAAGGTTTGTGGATCTACGTCTGAAATCCAAAAATACGGGGCCAGTACTTCCTCGGTCGCTACGACACGCTCGAT comes from the Natronosalvus amylolyticus genome and includes:
- a CDS encoding DUF7344 domain-containing protein produces the protein MTMHSTRTNTLIDTVNDEYRRHSLAILARNRMLTVNELATRLVRALTDERTPENVRQTQIELKHVHLPKLREVGLISYSHETWQIRLLEDAIDEISPLLDIFQSVESDETTKPVAGT
- a CDS encoding helix-turn-helix domain-containing protein; the encoded protein is MSVFGEFTVPSNEFALHETLEALPDLIIEIERVVATEEVLAPYFWISDVDPQTFEQVVADDPSIKGIEQIHRFESAALYRAEWTSHLESVAYVYTDIRAVVLEATGTGERWELQIRSDSQEELGEFQTHFEENEITFRLNRLYEVSQPKTGAQYGLTPKQQEALVTAWEKGYFKSPREASAEEIASEVGISQQSLSKRLQRAHQALVESTLILSDESA